The following coding sequences are from one Candidatus Binatia bacterium window:
- a CDS encoding Lrp/AsnC family transcriptional regulator produces the protein MKLGQEEAELDHVDLGILSLLQENCKLPLAKIGEKVGLSAPSVIERIKKLEDNGVIAGYRAILNASRLGKDITAFIGVSISHPKLIGEFERDIAQLDDVLECHHVTGQHTFLLKVKTANTSTLEELIRRIRSIEGIERTETMVVLSTHTERTQVALQFDAAPASKRPRRIGEKHVVDLKGM, from the coding sequence ATGAAATTAGGACAGGAAGAGGCCGAACTCGACCACGTCGACCTGGGGATCCTCTCGCTATTGCAGGAGAACTGCAAGCTTCCGCTGGCGAAGATCGGTGAAAAGGTCGGTTTGTCGGCGCCGTCCGTCATCGAGCGCATCAAGAAGCTGGAGGACAACGGTGTCATTGCCGGCTATCGCGCCATTCTCAACGCGTCCCGTCTCGGGAAGGACATTACGGCCTTCATCGGCGTGTCGATCAGTCACCCGAAACTCATCGGCGAGTTCGAGCGCGACATTGCCCAGCTCGACGACGTGCTCGAATGCCACCATGTGACCGGCCAACATACCTTCTTGTTGAAGGTGAAGACGGCCAATACGTCCACGCTCGAGGAGCTGATCAGAAGGATCCGTTCTATCGAAGGGATCGAGCGGACGGAGACGATGGTGGTGCTGTCGACGCATACGGAACGCACCCAGGTCGCCCTCCAGTTCGACGCCGCCCCGGCGTCAAAACGCCCGCGTCGAATCGGCGAGAAGCACGTGGTTGATCTCAAAGGCATGTAG
- a CDS encoding BrnA antitoxin family protein, whose protein sequence is MRKRATSQRFRSAEAIDLSDIPEVPPAVFAKGLVRKGLKPIERKAQVTLRIDADVIQWFRERGKGYQTRINSILRAYKDAHRGV, encoded by the coding sequence ATGAGGAAAAGAGCTACTTCGCAAAGATTCCGGAGTGCTGAGGCGATCGACCTCTCAGACATTCCAGAAGTGCCCCCCGCGGTGTTTGCCAAGGGGCTCGTCCGAAAGGGGTTGAAACCCATCGAGCGCAAGGCCCAGGTCACCCTGCGAATTGACGCTGATGTGATCCAGTGGTTTCGCGAGCGGGGGAAGGGTTACCAGACGCGGATCAATTCAATTCTTCGGGCGTACAAGGACGCCCACCGCGGCGTGTAA